A genome region from Ctenopharyngodon idella isolate HZGC_01 chromosome 5, HZGC01, whole genome shotgun sequence includes the following:
- the LOC127512519 gene encoding chemerin-like receptor 1: MSGDHINGSDTDYDSFILELQSIDNTSSKQYKNEIRMTYFSTYCIVLILGVTLNFTVIVISCRTYKRFQEVAIWIMALAVTHLVSCTSVVFQLLYAYNYFEWNYGTTSCKLSSYITYGSMFFTATMLSLWSIKSVYLKSACTKKCKNCNIILISLSWTIAAVLACPSLFSREVRYFQCIDDYDFDKTKTTQDGITRLKAVVVMRFLLGLLVPALIMFLSCCMASSHKLCKQCKKQAQIICALKIAYFVCWGPQIFLTMLQATVSGSLGADMSKYGLPAATVLATTHLFTSPLIYMLLGCSVKMKWMGHDPEHIRNHNDEREMMPLGTSK; the protein is encoded by the coding sequence ATGTCTGGAGATCACATTAACGGGAGCGATACAGACTACGATTCTTTCATTCTAGAACTTCAAAGCATAGACAATACAAGCAGTAAGCAGTACAAAAATGAGATCAGGATGACCTATTTCAGTACATATTGTATTGTTCTCATCCTGGGTGTCACCCTCAACTTCACCGTCATTGTCATCAGCTGCCGGACATACAAGCGTTTTCAGGAGGTTGCCATATGGATTATGGCGTTGGCTGTAACACATTTAGTCTCCTGTACATCTGTTGTGTTTCAGCTCCTGTATGCTTACAATTACTTTGAATGGAATTACGGAACTACAAGCTGCAAGCTGTCATCCTATATCACCTACGGCAGTATGTTCTTCACGGCAACCATGCTGAGTCTCTGGAgcattaaatctgtttatttaaagagcgcgtgcACAAAAAAGTGCAAGAATTGTAACATTATTCTGATTTCactctcctggaccattgcagCAGTCTTGGCATGTCCTTCGCTGTTTTCCAGAGAGGTTCGATATTTTCAGTGCATTGATGACTATGACTTCgacaaaaccaaaacaactCAAGACGGCATTACAAGGCTGAAGGCTGTCGTTGTCATGCGATTTCTCCTCGGGCTATTGGTGCCAGCTTTGATAATGTTTCTCAGCTGCTGTATGGCATCATCTCACAAATTATGTAAACAATGCAAGAAGCAGGCACAGATTATCTGTGCTCTAAAGATTGCATACTTTGTGTGCTGGGGCCCTCAAATCTTCTTAACTATGCTTCAAGCCACTGTAAGCGGCAGCCTGGGTGCAGATATGTCAAAATATGGACTTCCAGCAGCTACCGTACTGGCCACAACCCACCTCTTTACCAGCCCACTCATCTATATGTTACTGGGATGCAGTGTTAAAATGAAGTGGATGGGGCATGACCCAGAACATATTCGTAATCACAATGATGAGAGGGAAATGATGCCCTTAGGTACCTCGAAGTAG